The Noviherbaspirillum saxi genome includes a window with the following:
- a CDS encoding hemerythrin domain-containing protein: MIGQDTDAVHILTAQHREMEDLLQQVADSDENGRDALFARAADKLTVHIKSEEEIFYPAVNRARTEDDLLESLEEHLSLKRLLADLLEMDAADKGFEAKFKVLKEQTEHHHQEEEENLFPAVVKMIDAGQREKLGMEMLTLQDDLTEQGEPREGVADETAEAASLNAPTTPTRPGHRI; this comes from the coding sequence ATGATTGGACAGGACACCGACGCAGTACACATTTTGACTGCACAACACAGGGAAATGGAAGATTTGCTGCAACAGGTTGCGGACAGCGATGAGAACGGTCGTGATGCGCTGTTCGCGCGCGCAGCCGACAAGTTAACCGTACACATCAAATCGGAAGAGGAAATTTTCTATCCGGCCGTCAACCGGGCGCGCACCGAAGATGACTTGCTCGAATCGTTGGAAGAACATCTGTCGCTGAAGCGACTGCTGGCCGACCTGCTGGAAATGGATGCGGCCGACAAGGGATTCGAAGCCAAATTCAAGGTGCTCAAGGAGCAGACCGAGCACCATCATCAGGAAGAGGAAGAGAATCTGTTTCCGGCCGTGGTCAAAATGATCGATGCCGGACAGCGCGAGAAGCTCGGTATGGAAATGCTCACGCTGCAGGACGACCTGACCGAACAGGGGGAGCCGCGCGAAGGCGTGGCTGACGAGACTGCCGAGGCCGCCTCCTTAAATGCACCAACCACGCCGACGCGGCCCGGTCACCGGATCTGA